ACTGAAAAACCGGTAAGACATATTTCCCTTAATCCTGACCCTAACGATAAGGTTGATGACAAAGATTATAGAGAAATGGCTCAGCAATATATGCAAGAAATGGGTTATGCCAACCAACCCTATGTCGTTTTTAAACATACGGATATTGACAGAACTCACATTCATATCGTAACCACATGTGTACAGATCGATGGGAAGAAAATATCAGATCGCTATGATCACCCCCGATCAATGGAAGCCTGCAGAAAACTGGAAAAACAATATAACCTGAAAGTCGCTGGTGAGAACAGAAATTTAAATCAAAGCTCTATTTTTAAACCTGTAGATTATACTAAGGGAAATATCAAAACACAATTATCATCCGTAATAAGGCATATCCCTAAAACCTGTGGCTTTCAAAGTATGGGTGCTTATAACGCTTTACTTTCTCAATTTAATATTTCCTGTGAAGAGGTTAGCGGAGAACTGCATGGAAAGATGAGAAAGGGAATCGTCTATTTTGTAACGGATGAAAATGGAAAAAAAATAAGCAATCCTTTTAAATCATCCCTTTTCGGTAAACATGCAGGAGTAGAAAATATTCAAGCATGTATTGAGAAATCTAGAATAAAAATAAAAAATGATCCTTCAAAACATATTCTTAAAAGAACGGTAGAAACTGCACTCAGCACGAGTAAATCGGAAGCTTCTTTTAAGTCTCAACTATTAGAGCAGGGAATTGCTACAGTTA
This Chryseobacterium sp. G0162 DNA region includes the following protein-coding sequences:
- the mobB gene encoding conjugal transfer protein MobB, with product MIAKIGKGENLWGALTYNQQKVDNENGTVLFTNKIPDLWDRPYSVNFFHKYFEPYLIANNKTEKPVRHISLNPDPNDKVDDKDYREMAQQYMQEMGYANQPYVVFKHTDIDRTHIHIVTTCVQIDGKKISDRYDHPRSMEACRKLEKQYNLKVAGENRNLNQSSIFKPVDYTKGNIKTQLSSVIRHIPKTCGFQSMGAYNALLSQFNISCEEVSGELHGKMRKGIVYFVTDENGKKISNPFKSSLFGKHAGVENIQACIEKSRIKIKNDPSKHILKRTVETALSTSKSEASFKSQLLEQGIATVIRKNNQGRIYGITFIDHNSKLVWNGSQLSKELSANSFNTRWNELEIKRETKYDRNDHFNLSDEVCTEQFLTDSISGVFDGFFSSLLSSDTNTDQEEQIFASQMKKRQRKRR